In a single window of the Myxococcus guangdongensis genome:
- a CDS encoding uroporphyrinogen-III synthase, with protein MVTRPRERAEELCFLLEDEGAEVLSLPLLELRPPEDPRPLASAAEHIQRYRWVVFASPSAVDALLDALREAGTSDRLSRAKLAAVGPRTARAVRGYGLDVAAEPEEGTGQALFEMLKDGLQSGDEVLLPAAEDGRRELEDALREAGVLVTRVTAYRSLPAELPAEALELLGASPPDVAVFASPRTAEAFLEVAGRERLGAARVVAIGPTTASALEQLGLPASAIAERPTPESLVDATVRAVRGN; from the coding sequence TTGGTGACGCGCCCGCGTGAGCGGGCCGAAGAGCTGTGCTTCCTCCTCGAGGACGAGGGCGCGGAGGTGCTCAGCCTCCCGCTGCTGGAGCTGCGTCCGCCGGAGGACCCGCGCCCGTTGGCGTCGGCCGCCGAGCACATCCAGCGCTACCGCTGGGTGGTGTTCGCCAGCCCCTCCGCGGTGGACGCGCTGCTGGACGCGCTCCGGGAGGCGGGCACGTCCGACAGGCTCTCCCGCGCGAAGCTGGCGGCGGTGGGGCCGCGCACCGCCCGCGCGGTGCGGGGCTACGGGCTGGACGTCGCCGCGGAGCCCGAGGAGGGCACGGGGCAGGCCCTGTTCGAGATGCTCAAGGACGGCCTGCAGTCGGGGGACGAGGTGCTGCTGCCCGCCGCGGAGGACGGTCGGCGCGAGCTGGAGGACGCGCTGCGGGAGGCCGGGGTGCTCGTCACGCGGGTGACGGCCTATCGCTCGCTGCCGGCGGAGCTGCCGGCGGAGGCGCTGGAGCTTTTGGGGGCCTCGCCGCCCGACGTGGCGGTGTTCGCCTCGCCGCGCACGGCGGAGGCCTTCCTGGAGGTCGCGGGGCGTGAGCGGTTGGGCGCCGCGCGGGTGGTGGCCATCGGCCCGACGACGGCCTCCGCGTTGGAGCAGCTGGGGCTGCCGGCCTCGGCCATCGCCGAGCGGCCCACGCCCGAGTCGCTGGTGGACGCCACGGTGCGCGCCGTCCGGGGGAATTGA
- the hemC gene encoding hydroxymethylbilane synthase codes for MTSVRIATRQSPLALWQARHVGALLKAHHPGLEVSFVEMTTEGDRFLSAPLSSVGGKGLFVKEIEQALIDGRADIAVHSLKDMTSELPEGLVLAAVPEREDPRDAFCGIGGQTTVASLPEGARVGTSSLRRSCILRSRRADLEIVSVRGNVQTRLSKTKELGLAGALLAHAGLKRLGLEHVITEVLSTDVSLPAVGQGVLAIQCRGDDARVCGLLAPLEHATTRVAVTAERALLAKLEGGCTVPLAGHATVSDGLVHLRGLVGRPDGAHVVRGEVRGPVAKAAELGEALADDLLSRGAADILRDFARRPGARP; via the coding sequence ATGACGTCCGTGCGCATCGCCACCCGGCAGAGCCCGCTGGCGCTCTGGCAGGCGCGTCACGTGGGCGCGCTCTTGAAGGCCCACCACCCGGGCCTCGAGGTGTCCTTCGTCGAGATGACCACCGAGGGGGACCGGTTCCTGTCCGCGCCCCTGTCCTCGGTGGGCGGCAAGGGCCTGTTCGTGAAGGAGATTGAGCAGGCGCTCATCGACGGGCGCGCCGACATCGCGGTGCACAGCCTGAAGGACATGACGTCCGAGCTGCCCGAGGGGCTGGTGCTCGCGGCGGTGCCCGAGCGCGAGGACCCGCGGGACGCCTTCTGTGGAATCGGCGGTCAGACGACGGTGGCGTCGCTGCCCGAGGGCGCGCGCGTGGGGACGTCCTCGCTGCGCCGCAGCTGCATCCTGCGCTCGCGTCGGGCGGACCTCGAAATCGTGAGCGTGCGCGGCAACGTGCAGACGCGCCTTTCGAAGACGAAGGAGCTGGGGCTCGCCGGCGCGCTGTTGGCGCACGCGGGGCTCAAGCGCCTGGGGCTGGAGCACGTCATCACGGAGGTGCTGTCCACCGACGTGAGCCTGCCGGCGGTGGGGCAGGGCGTGCTCGCCATCCAGTGCCGAGGGGACGACGCGCGGGTGTGCGGTCTGCTCGCGCCGCTGGAGCACGCGACGACGCGGGTGGCGGTGACGGCGGAGCGGGCGCTCCTGGCGAAGCTGGAGGGGGGCTGCACGGTGCCGCTGGCGGGACATGCCACGGTGTCCGACGGCTTGGTGCACCTGCGCGGACTCGTGGGCCGGCCGGATGGCGCACACGTGGTGCGGGGCGAGGTGCGTGGCCCGGTGGCGAAGGCGGCCGAGCTGGGCGAGGCGCTCGCGGATGACCTGCTGTCGCGTGGCGCGGCGGACATCCTGCGTGATTTCGCTCGCCGCCCGGGCGCGCGGCCCTAG
- the hemA gene encoding glutamyl-tRNA reductase: MELVCIGLSHRTAPLVVRERLALSEARQVEVLQKLAQAPVEVLWVSTCNRVEVYLSAPDGVVARERAVSELQALGGPEAAEHLYEHRGEAALIHLFRVASSLDSMVLGEAQILGQVKDAFERGQGAGAVRGELTRACAAAFGCAKRVRTETAIGRAATSMASAAVQLASKVFDGLKGKTVLVVGAGEMGELAARHLQQAGATKLFITNRTLARAEALAAEVGGTARPFEELFTLLTAADVVVCSTASPVPLFTRENVGAVGKARRGRPLFMVDLAVPRDIDPGVGTLDWVHAYDVDDIQKFVADNAAARAEEAHKAGVLVAQEVARFVKERALREGMPVLARLRQRAEAIARAEVERTLTSLGDGLTDKQRKSIEAMGRAIVNKLLHEPTSRLRAVGPEGEGNRLAGAAAELFGLLEAELEAAEQQSQAMPAQGPAQVATGAKR; this comes from the coding sequence ATGGAGCTCGTCTGCATTGGCCTGTCCCACCGCACGGCGCCCCTGGTGGTGCGCGAGCGGCTGGCCCTGTCCGAAGCGCGTCAGGTGGAGGTGCTCCAGAAGCTGGCGCAGGCTCCGGTGGAAGTGTTGTGGGTGTCCACCTGCAACCGGGTGGAGGTCTACCTGTCCGCGCCGGATGGCGTCGTGGCGCGGGAGCGCGCCGTGTCGGAGCTGCAGGCGCTGGGCGGGCCCGAGGCGGCCGAACACCTGTACGAGCACCGGGGCGAGGCCGCGCTCATCCACCTGTTCCGGGTGGCGTCCAGCCTGGACTCCATGGTGCTGGGCGAGGCCCAGATCCTGGGCCAGGTGAAGGACGCGTTCGAGCGCGGGCAGGGCGCGGGCGCGGTGCGCGGTGAGCTGACGCGGGCGTGCGCGGCGGCGTTCGGCTGCGCCAAGCGGGTGCGCACCGAGACGGCCATCGGCCGGGCGGCGACGTCCATGGCGTCCGCGGCGGTGCAGCTGGCGAGCAAGGTGTTCGACGGGCTGAAGGGCAAGACGGTGCTGGTGGTGGGGGCGGGGGAGATGGGGGAGCTGGCGGCGCGGCACCTGCAGCAGGCGGGCGCGACGAAGCTCTTCATCACCAACCGCACCCTGGCGCGCGCGGAGGCGCTGGCGGCCGAGGTGGGCGGGACGGCGCGGCCCTTCGAGGAGCTCTTCACGCTGCTGACGGCGGCGGACGTGGTGGTGTGCAGCACGGCGTCGCCGGTGCCGCTGTTCACGCGGGAGAACGTGGGCGCGGTGGGCAAGGCGCGCCGTGGCCGCCCGCTGTTCATGGTGGACCTGGCGGTGCCGCGGGACATCGACCCCGGGGTGGGCACGCTGGACTGGGTGCACGCCTACGACGTGGACGACATCCAGAAGTTCGTCGCGGACAACGCGGCCGCGCGCGCCGAGGAGGCGCACAAGGCGGGTGTGTTGGTGGCGCAGGAGGTGGCGCGCTTCGTCAAGGAGCGTGCGCTGCGCGAGGGGATGCCGGTGCTCGCGAGGTTGCGGCAGCGCGCGGAGGCCATTGCCCGCGCGGAGGTGGAGCGGACGTTGACGTCGCTGGGGGATGGGTTGACGGACAAGCAGCGCAAGAGCATCGAGGCCATGGGGCGCGCCATCGTCAACAAGCTGCTGCACGAGCCGACCTCGCGTCTGCGCGCGGTGGGCCCGGAGGGTGAGGGCAACCGGCTGGCGGGCGCGGCCGCGGAGCTGTTCGGCCTGCTCGAGGCGGAGCTGGAGGCGGCGGAGCAGCAGTCGCAGGCCATGCCCGCGCAGGGCCCGGCGCAGGTGGCCACGGGGGCGAAGCGATGA